One genomic window of Paenisporosarcina antarctica includes the following:
- the dacB gene encoding D-alanyl-D-alanine carboxypeptidase/D-alanyl-D-alanine endopeptidase: MKIKKIMLLSVIIVLAFLPFLLDKNHQQTAIANVEYAQLGNSINKILQDERLDGATTGISIRKAETGELIYDHFGETRLHPASNMKLLTAAAALETLGEDYRFVTEVLTDGHVKSGVLQGNLYLKGKGDPTLLKEDFDLFAQKLASKGIKIINGNLVGDDTWYDNVRLSQDINWTDESYYYAAQVSALTASPNSDFDAGTVIVEAHANSNVAKAATINVVPLTDMVKIINRSKTVASGGTKTIKIEREHGTNNIVIEGLVPEGGTVTREWISISEPSYYALDLFGKSLTKNGIKFADNSKFTLGKTPRKAQLLTSKKSITLKELLIPFMKLSNNSHADVLAKEMGKVVYGEGSFEKGLQVIEENSTKLGLDKDVMMIRDASGMSHINLIPANEITNLLVSAQKKPWYNTFLTSLPVAGVSKRFVGGTLRNRMKIKPTVGNVKAKTGTISAVSALSGYATTRDGELLVFSILINNDLAAVMPIEDQIATAIASYTHLK; encoded by the coding sequence TTGAAAATAAAAAAAATTATGCTCCTCTCGGTGATTATTGTTCTCGCATTTCTGCCATTTCTATTGGACAAGAATCATCAACAAACGGCTATTGCAAATGTTGAATATGCCCAGCTTGGCAACAGCATAAATAAAATACTCCAAGATGAACGATTAGATGGTGCAACTACTGGTATCAGTATTCGAAAAGCAGAAACTGGGGAACTTATATATGACCATTTTGGTGAAACTAGATTACATCCAGCTTCGAACATGAAACTACTTACAGCTGCGGCAGCTCTAGAAACACTTGGTGAGGATTATCGTTTCGTTACGGAAGTGTTAACGGATGGTCATGTGAAAAGTGGCGTGTTACAAGGTAACTTGTATTTAAAAGGTAAAGGAGACCCGACACTTTTAAAGGAAGATTTCGACCTCTTTGCACAGAAACTAGCTTCTAAAGGCATAAAAATTATTAACGGAAACTTGGTTGGAGACGACACATGGTACGACAATGTCCGATTGTCGCAAGATATCAACTGGACAGATGAGTCTTACTACTATGCAGCCCAGGTATCTGCACTAACAGCATCCCCAAATTCGGATTTTGATGCAGGTACAGTAATTGTTGAAGCTCATGCCAATTCAAATGTCGCAAAGGCAGCAACAATTAACGTAGTGCCACTTACGGATATGGTGAAAATTATTAATCGTTCTAAAACAGTGGCATCAGGTGGAACAAAGACCATCAAGATTGAACGTGAACATGGCACAAACAATATCGTGATTGAAGGTTTAGTTCCAGAAGGTGGAACCGTCACTCGTGAATGGATTTCCATTTCGGAACCATCGTATTATGCACTTGATTTATTCGGAAAATCTTTAACAAAAAATGGCATAAAATTTGCAGATAATTCAAAATTCACACTTGGCAAGACACCAAGGAAAGCTCAATTACTAACATCAAAAAAATCCATCACATTGAAAGAACTATTGATTCCCTTTATGAAACTAAGTAACAATTCCCATGCAGATGTTTTGGCAAAAGAGATGGGGAAAGTTGTCTATGGGGAAGGCAGTTTTGAAAAGGGACTTCAAGTGATAGAAGAAAATTCTACAAAACTAGGTTTGGATAAGGATGTGATGATGATTCGAGATGCTTCGGGTATGTCACATATCAATTTAATTCCTGCAAATGAAATAACAAATCTTCTCGTTTCTGCACAAAAAAAGCCATGGTATAACACATTTTTAACATCTCTACCTGTCGCAGGTGTAAGTAAAAGATTTGTTGGGGGCACTTTACGTAACCGTATGAAAATTAAACCAACAGTCGGTAATGTGAAAGCCAAAACGGGTACAATATCGGCAGTATCTGCGTTATCAGGCTATGCAACTACGAGAGACGGTGAGTTGTTGGTATTCTCTATCCTCATTAATAATGACTTAGCAGCGGTGATGCCAATAGAAGATCAAATTGCGACGGCGATAGCGAGCTATACACATTTAAAATAA
- a CDS encoding DMT family transporter, translating into MRVYVALIALSLIWGLSFVFISILSEPAGVWGTVFIRCTAGALLLLPLLWFKRKDIIKPVPWKALLVVGVVNAGLPWGLIALSQTQIDSSLAAVLNAFTPIFTGLMGLLFFGSVLLKQQWIGIATGFIGILIIMKFDISLLFGESFVGIGTMILATICYGFSSHYARKHLKEAGIIFVTTCTLVVGAVFGGLMMLFTNTNQLHTLILNINSEIIFAIIGLGFFGSGIAHLLFFYLMKKRSPEFATSVTYLIPISAIFWGYFLLKEPISIQMIIGLLVILCGVYLTTRPKLTFRK; encoded by the coding sequence ATGCGTGTTTATGTAGCACTAATTGCCCTTAGTCTTATTTGGGGACTATCTTTTGTATTTATCTCGATTCTTAGCGAGCCAGCAGGTGTATGGGGAACCGTTTTTATTCGCTGTACAGCAGGTGCTTTGCTGTTACTTCCATTGCTCTGGTTTAAGCGAAAAGATATCATAAAACCTGTTCCATGGAAAGCTTTATTAGTCGTTGGAGTGGTTAACGCAGGTTTGCCATGGGGGTTGATAGCACTTAGTCAAACTCAAATTGACAGTAGTTTAGCGGCAGTACTTAATGCCTTTACACCTATATTTACTGGGTTAATGGGCTTGTTATTTTTTGGTTCGGTATTGTTAAAGCAACAATGGATTGGCATAGCAACCGGCTTTATTGGGATATTAATTATCATGAAATTTGATATTTCATTGTTATTTGGTGAAAGTTTTGTCGGAATTGGAACGATGATCTTAGCAACGATTTGCTACGGCTTTTCCTCTCATTACGCCAGGAAACATTTAAAAGAAGCAGGAATTATTTTTGTCACAACCTGTACATTGGTTGTTGGAGCTGTCTTTGGTGGATTAATGATGCTTTTCACGAATACTAATCAATTACATACTCTTATACTAAACATAAACAGTGAAATAATATTTGCAATTATAGGACTTGGTTTCTTTGGTTCAGGCATTGCGCATTTACTATTTTTTTACTTGATGAAAAAAAGAAGTCCAGAGTTCGCAACATCTGTAACTTATTTAATCCCGATTTCCGCTATATTTTGGGGTTATTTTTTACTAAAAGAACCTATTTCAATTCAAATGATTATCGGTTTACTTGTCATTTTATGTGGGGTCTATTTAACAACTCGTCCCAAACTCACTTTCCGTAAGTGA
- a CDS encoding bifunctional transcriptional activator/DNA repair enzyme AdaA, whose protein sequence is MKEIEWVAVANNDDAFDGQFYYGVSTTLIFCRPSCHSKMPLRKHVSIFSTLRSAKDAGYRPCKRCRPEDLIYTHPNTQLVNKTLSIIELQLTSPLTLKDMAEQLFVSSTYLQKVFMKETKVSPSRYLTNVRMSKAKHLLQHTDLLVINIAQSVGYQNAAHFSTAFQRYTGDSPTKFRTKVQ, encoded by the coding sequence ATGAAAGAAATTGAATGGGTCGCAGTTGCAAACAATGATGATGCATTTGATGGACAGTTCTATTATGGTGTTTCCACCACATTAATTTTTTGTCGACCTTCATGTCATTCTAAAATGCCTCTTCGTAAGCATGTTTCTATTTTTTCTACACTGCGTTCTGCTAAGGATGCCGGTTATCGTCCGTGTAAACGATGTCGTCCTGAAGACTTGATTTATACTCATCCGAACACACAACTCGTTAATAAGACCCTTTCGATCATTGAATTACAATTAACAAGTCCTCTGACGTTGAAAGACATGGCTGAACAACTATTTGTTTCCTCAACTTATTTGCAGAAAGTGTTTATGAAAGAAACGAAAGTATCACCGTCAAGATACTTAACAAATGTCAGAATGTCTAAAGCGAAACATTTACTTCAACATACTGATTTACTAGTGATCAATATTGCTCAATCTGTTGGGTATCAAAACGCTGCCCATTTTTCCACGGCTTTTCAGCGTTACACCGGAGATTCACCAACTAAATTTCGAACGAAGGTTCAGTAA
- a CDS encoding methylated-DNA--[protein]-cysteine S-methyltransferase — MFTGYVESPIGFIEVKATQSSLLSVLFVEEQQHSNENDIVKHFKQEIDAYFKGQLTYFTFPQLSGTPFQLQVWNELTHIPFGETSTYSEIAQVIERDKAVRAVGTAIGKNKLALVIPCHRVIGKNGTLTGFAWETWRKDWLLAHEKNHSQL; from the coding sequence ATGTTTACAGGTTATGTTGAATCACCTATTGGATTTATTGAAGTAAAGGCTACTCAATCATCTCTTCTATCGGTACTGTTCGTTGAAGAACAACAACACAGCAATGAAAATGATATAGTGAAACATTTTAAACAAGAAATTGATGCATATTTTAAAGGACAACTAACATATTTTACATTTCCACAATTAAGTGGCACACCTTTTCAACTCCAAGTGTGGAACGAACTAACACATATTCCTTTTGGTGAAACGAGTACGTATTCTGAAATCGCTCAGGTGATTGAAAGAGATAAGGCCGTTCGTGCTGTTGGAACTGCCATTGGAAAAAACAAATTAGCTCTAGTTATTCCATGCCATCGAGTAATAGGAAAAAATGGTACGTTGACTGGATTTGCATGGGAAACATGGCGAAAAGATTGGTTGCTTGCACACGAAAAGAACCATTCACAATTGTGA
- a CDS encoding DUF1206 domain-containing protein, with product MSTPSKAQAVDKIREAKPWVRRFGRFGSMSKGIVYGMIGVLAALAAVGPGGETTGTGGALQSIAEMPFGEVVLWIIGIGLIGSILWDFIKALKDPENEGKDAKGIIRRTGFFISAIIYANLAFGAIKLASHTGKAGGDDTEKILSGKLMEQPYGVWLIGLLGVIIIGYGLTEFFNGAKEKFMRKFITTDMNATERKVARISGKVGLMARGLVLNMVGFFFIQTAYSHNPEQSEGLGGALSELANQPYGQYLLIIVSLGFILFGIYQIILGRYQYMNFGHKGK from the coding sequence ATGAGCACGCCATCAAAAGCACAGGCAGTAGACAAGATAAGGGAAGCAAAACCGTGGGTACGTCGATTCGGCCGCTTTGGTAGTATGTCAAAAGGAATTGTTTATGGAATGATTGGCGTGCTGGCAGCACTAGCTGCTGTGGGACCAGGGGGAGAGACTACTGGAACTGGTGGTGCATTGCAATCCATTGCTGAAATGCCGTTTGGGGAAGTAGTCTTGTGGATAATTGGAATAGGTTTAATTGGATCTATCTTGTGGGATTTTATCAAGGCTCTTAAAGATCCTGAAAACGAAGGCAAGGATGCAAAAGGTATTATTAGGCGGACTGGTTTTTTTATCAGTGCTATTATTTATGCGAATTTAGCTTTTGGTGCCATTAAGTTAGCGAGTCATACTGGTAAAGCTGGAGGTGACGATACCGAGAAAATCTTATCCGGAAAATTAATGGAACAGCCTTATGGGGTTTGGTTAATCGGTTTATTAGGCGTTATTATTATTGGATATGGTCTCACTGAATTCTTTAATGGAGCGAAAGAAAAATTTATGCGCAAATTTATTACGACTGACATGAATGCCACAGAACGTAAAGTGGCACGCATTTCTGGGAAAGTTGGATTAATGGCACGTGGCCTCGTATTAAATATGGTTGGATTCTTCTTTATTCAAACAGCTTATAGCCATAATCCAGAACAATCTGAAGGTCTCGGTGGTGCTTTATCTGAACTGGCTAACCAACCATATGGTCAGTATTTGCTAATAATCGTTTCCCTTGGATTCATTTTATTTGGTATTTATCAAATTATTCTGGGACGCTATCAGTATATGAACTTTGGTCATAAAGGAAAATAA
- a CDS encoding putative periplasmic lipoprotein, with translation MKKLLTIFFLALLIVGCSNEVNSKETTKIFSELEQSIVHSVMENFGYRQEFTEDAVKLVEFDEKTEKLKIIAYIYSFDDETYDEFKADILDSCATILQDVKRQHEVQEVVLIVETTLEDREGQPIDMAIFNMVFERKNLQKINFHELDPLHLSKKANFYIAPPVTM, from the coding sequence TTGAAAAAATTATTGACGATATTCTTTCTAGCTTTATTAATTGTTGGTTGTTCTAACGAAGTCAATTCCAAGGAAACCACAAAAATTTTTAGCGAATTGGAGCAAAGTATCGTCCATTCCGTTATGGAGAACTTCGGCTATCGTCAAGAGTTCACTGAAGACGCTGTAAAACTGGTTGAATTTGATGAAAAGACCGAAAAATTGAAAATCATTGCCTACATTTATAGCTTTGATGATGAAACTTATGATGAATTCAAGGCAGACATTCTCGATAGCTGTGCAACTATACTTCAAGATGTAAAAAGACAACATGAAGTTCAAGAAGTGGTGTTAATAGTAGAAACGACCCTTGAAGATCGAGAAGGACAGCCGATTGATATGGCCATATTTAATATGGTGTTTGAAAGAAAGAACTTACAAAAAATTAATTTCCACGAATTGGATCCTTTACATCTCTCTAAAAAGGCAAACTTTTATATTGCACCACCAGTTACGATGTAA
- a CDS encoding class I SAM-dependent methyltransferase, with translation MKDDLVFDMEMAREYDKGIRRALPTYDAMFRMVQSFLRAHVKESANVLVIGAGGGNEFVTFGTANPTWTFAGVDPSEAMLEVALQKAKNEGMEERVSIHAGKIEELELTQIFNAATCLLVLHFVETLEEKLSLLKTVKEQLQPGSPFVLVTMFGDQSKPEFNECMNLWKSIWLDLTDLTKEDVEGMEESVRELSFISAAQIEDLLAQAGFDRVTQFFSTTLFGGWIAHAEN, from the coding sequence GTGAAAGATGATTTAGTATTTGATATGGAAATGGCTAGAGAATATGATAAGGGAATTCGACGTGCTCTACCTACATACGATGCCATGTTTCGAATGGTCCAGTCCTTTTTACGTGCTCATGTGAAAGAATCAGCAAACGTGTTAGTCATTGGGGCAGGTGGAGGGAATGAATTTGTGACATTTGGAACAGCTAATCCCACGTGGACCTTTGCAGGTGTAGATCCTTCTGAAGCTATGCTAGAAGTAGCCCTCCAAAAAGCGAAGAACGAAGGTATGGAAGAACGTGTGTCCATTCATGCTGGCAAGATTGAAGAATTAGAATTAACACAAATATTTAATGCCGCAACATGCTTACTAGTTTTGCATTTTGTCGAAACGCTAGAAGAGAAGCTTAGCCTACTAAAAACAGTGAAAGAACAATTACAACCAGGATCACCTTTTGTACTCGTCACGATGTTTGGCGATCAATCAAAACCAGAATTTAATGAATGTATGAATTTATGGAAGTCGATATGGCTAGATTTAACAGATTTAACGAAAGAAGATGTGGAAGGAATGGAAGAATCAGTCCGTGAACTGTCCTTTATTTCAGCTGCTCAAATCGAAGATCTTCTAGCTCAAGCTGGATTTGATCGAGTTACACAATTCTTTTCTACAACACTTTTCGGTGGTTGGATTGCTCACGCTGAAAATTAA
- a CDS encoding aldo/keto reductase, with the protein MENTKRTLGQTDLNLSPLGLGTWQFSKGSGVVGKFWGSLDDELTEDIIKTSLTGGINWFDTAEVYGGGESEKILAKALGNIGATHDEAKIATKWWPLFRTAKSITKTIHNRQEALNNRPIDLYQIHQPYSLSSVDKQIRAMIELVKDGHINHVGVSNFNVAAMVNSHRILTENGLSLASNQVKYSLLDRRIEENGILQSAKELGISIIAYSPLEQGLLTGKFHDNPALIHDAKGPRRFQRKFKEAGLAESKPLITLLDAIGEKYNVSASQVALNWTIHYHGETVFAIPGATKVHHAQDNVGALTFKLDASELEEISRTSWKVIGKKK; encoded by the coding sequence ATGGAAAATACTAAAAGAACTCTAGGTCAAACAGACTTAAACCTTTCCCCCCTTGGACTAGGAACTTGGCAATTTAGTAAAGGATCTGGCGTAGTTGGAAAGTTTTGGGGATCCCTAGATGATGAACTAACCGAAGATATTATTAAAACATCTTTAACTGGCGGCATTAACTGGTTTGACACAGCTGAAGTGTATGGCGGTGGAGAGTCAGAAAAGATTTTAGCCAAAGCGCTTGGAAATATAGGTGCAACACATGACGAGGCAAAAATTGCAACGAAATGGTGGCCCTTGTTTAGAACAGCGAAATCTATAACGAAAACAATACATAACCGACAAGAGGCTCTAAATAATCGACCTATAGATTTATATCAAATTCATCAACCGTATTCCCTCTCTTCAGTTGATAAGCAAATACGAGCAATGATTGAACTAGTAAAGGACGGTCATATTAACCATGTGGGCGTTAGTAATTTCAATGTTGCAGCTATGGTCAATTCACATCGAATTTTGACTGAAAATGGACTTTCACTTGCTTCAAACCAAGTGAAATATAGCTTACTAGATCGCCGAATTGAAGAAAATGGAATCCTACAAAGTGCTAAAGAATTAGGGATTTCCATTATTGCGTATTCACCTCTTGAACAAGGATTATTAACCGGGAAATTCCATGATAATCCAGCTTTAATTCACGATGCCAAAGGACCACGCAGATTTCAACGTAAGTTTAAAGAAGCTGGGTTGGCTGAGTCAAAGCCACTCATAACATTACTCGATGCAATCGGTGAAAAATATAATGTGAGCGCTAGTCAAGTCGCCTTAAACTGGACCATTCATTATCACGGGGAAACGGTTTTCGCGATACCTGGCGCAACTAAAGTTCATCATGCACAAGACAATGTGGGTGCTTTAACCTTTAAACTGGACGCTTCCGAACTCGAAGAAATTTCACGTACTTCATGGAAAGTGATTGGGAAGAAAAAATAG
- a CDS encoding sigma 54-interacting transcriptional regulator, giving the protein MNSMLLLPNTDEEIMDMHDEDIIITTREGKIIKVTQISGEHYGLSPAQLLGKSVFDLEAQGIFSPAITPEVVKKKKKVVIVQTTPSGRKVLITGIPLFNAQREVEFVISYSYELSELIVMKEYLQDLETEMSKVKEELAHLRDQHIRIDGAIMESQSSSRAVKTALKMASYDAPIVIHGERGVGKMTLAKFIHSKSTRHADAFIEVNCSTIPEAVFEIAFTGQGDIKSPGYLSLSHGGTLVLNEIDQISLASQCILYKHLQLQQSIRVIAVSEVSLEDLVKKGSFREDLFYYLNLASIQLKPLRERPEDLEKAISQLVQNLNEKYKQEKKVADDLYLHLLQHEWMGNFCELKNVMERSFIESESTVIALHDLPIQYQPSEDEQIGIEIDGQTLPHILEFVEKKVLLNAQRRYKTTTVMAQILGISQPSVVRKLKKYVNTTIGDDIE; this is encoded by the coding sequence ATGAATTCAATGTTATTACTTCCAAATACCGATGAAGAAATCATGGATATGCATGATGAAGATATCATCATTACAACGCGTGAAGGGAAAATTATTAAAGTAACGCAGATTAGTGGTGAGCATTACGGGTTGTCACCTGCACAACTTTTAGGTAAATCTGTTTTTGACTTAGAAGCACAAGGGATTTTTTCACCTGCAATTACACCTGAAGTGGTCAAGAAAAAGAAGAAAGTTGTCATTGTACAAACGACTCCATCCGGTCGAAAAGTATTAATTACCGGAATCCCACTTTTCAATGCTCAGCGTGAAGTTGAATTTGTTATTAGTTATTCTTATGAACTTTCTGAACTGATTGTCATGAAAGAGTACTTGCAAGATTTAGAAACTGAAATGAGCAAAGTAAAAGAAGAACTTGCCCATTTACGTGATCAACACATCCGAATAGATGGGGCAATTATGGAAAGTCAATCTTCTTCACGTGCAGTTAAAACTGCACTTAAAATGGCATCTTATGATGCACCAATTGTCATCCATGGAGAACGTGGAGTTGGAAAAATGACACTTGCCAAATTTATTCATAGCAAAAGCACGCGTCATGCAGATGCCTTTATCGAAGTGAATTGCAGTACAATACCTGAAGCTGTTTTTGAAATCGCTTTCACGGGTCAAGGTGATATTAAATCCCCTGGGTACTTATCTTTATCTCATGGTGGCACGCTTGTATTAAACGAAATAGATCAGATATCACTTGCATCCCAGTGCATATTGTACAAACATCTCCAACTGCAACAATCAATTAGAGTCATTGCTGTAAGTGAAGTTTCATTAGAAGACTTGGTCAAAAAAGGTTCTTTCCGAGAAGACTTATTTTATTACTTGAATCTCGCATCTATTCAGTTAAAACCCTTGCGTGAGCGCCCTGAAGATTTGGAAAAAGCCATTTCTCAATTGGTACAAAACTTAAATGAAAAGTATAAACAAGAAAAGAAAGTAGCAGATGACCTTTACTTACATCTTCTTCAACACGAATGGATGGGTAATTTTTGCGAACTAAAAAATGTTATGGAGCGCAGTTTTATTGAAAGTGAATCTACTGTAATCGCTCTTCACGATTTACCCATCCAATACCAACCCAGCGAAGATGAACAAATTGGTATAGAAATAGATGGGCAAACACTCCCTCATATTTTAGAATTTGTCGAAAAGAAAGTTCTTTTGAATGCACAAAGACGCTACAAAACCACAACGGTAATGGCTCAAATATTAGGTATTAGCCAACCATCTGTTGTTCGTAAATTAAAGAAATATGTAAATACCACCATAGGAGATGACATCGAATGA
- a CDS encoding aspartate aminotransferase family protein, giving the protein MTKVLQQDFQHLVGSIANLLAPSMAKDHPNLPVVKAEGCYYYGVDGKKYLDFTSGIAVENVGHRHPKVVQAIKDSADTLIHGPSGVIIYESILKLAYELQQIMPPKLDNFFFANSGTEAIEGAIKLAKYATKRPYVVSFTGCFHGRSMGALSVSTSKSKYRKFLQPSWLTYQLPYAHPDDLPEGAIPEIFFPEKLERDVEKLFNHQVTPEEVACIILEPVLGEGGYIIPPKEWLAKIREICDRHGILLIFDEVQTGFGRTGNWFAAQTFGVTPDIMAIAKGIAAGLPLSATVASKELMSQWPLGTHGTTFGGNPIACSAALASLEVLREERLLENATNMGAYALEQLGELKKKHHLIKEVRGVGLMIGIELQVPETGKPNGQAVMDVLDGCLERGVLFYLCGNSGEVIRMIPPLTITKDQIDTGIDVLDQALSDL; this is encoded by the coding sequence ATGACAAAAGTTCTACAACAAGACTTTCAACATCTAGTCGGATCGATAGCAAATTTACTTGCGCCAAGTATGGCGAAAGACCACCCCAACTTACCTGTCGTAAAAGCTGAAGGATGTTATTACTACGGAGTGGACGGTAAAAAATATTTAGACTTCACATCAGGAATAGCTGTTGAAAATGTTGGGCACCGTCACCCAAAAGTCGTACAAGCCATTAAAGACAGTGCTGACACATTAATTCATGGACCTTCTGGCGTTATAATCTATGAATCTATTTTAAAACTCGCATACGAATTACAACAAATCATGCCACCTAAACTTGATAACTTCTTCTTTGCAAACAGTGGTACAGAAGCGATTGAAGGAGCGATTAAGTTAGCGAAATATGCTACGAAACGTCCGTATGTCGTGTCTTTTACTGGTTGTTTTCACGGCCGCTCAATGGGTGCATTAAGTGTTTCAACTTCAAAAAGTAAATACCGAAAGTTTTTACAACCGTCTTGGTTAACGTACCAATTGCCATATGCTCACCCAGATGATTTGCCAGAAGGAGCAATTCCAGAAATCTTTTTCCCAGAAAAACTAGAGCGTGATGTAGAAAAGCTTTTTAACCATCAAGTAACACCTGAAGAAGTGGCATGTATCATTTTAGAACCTGTTTTAGGTGAAGGTGGTTATATTATTCCACCTAAAGAATGGTTAGCTAAAATAAGAGAAATTTGTGACCGTCATGGTATTTTATTAATTTTTGATGAAGTACAAACTGGCTTTGGACGAACTGGTAACTGGTTTGCCGCTCAAACATTTGGTGTAACCCCTGATATTATGGCAATTGCAAAAGGCATTGCCGCAGGTCTTCCATTGAGTGCAACTGTTGCCTCTAAAGAATTGATGTCACAATGGCCTCTCGGTACACATGGCACTACCTTTGGAGGAAATCCAATTGCTTGTTCGGCTGCACTTGCTTCTCTTGAAGTTTTAAGAGAGGAACGTTTACTTGAAAACGCAACAAACATGGGGGCATATGCTCTTGAGCAACTTGGTGAGTTGAAAAAGAAACACCACTTGATTAAAGAAGTTCGGGGCGTCGGCTTAATGATTGGCATTGAATTACAAGTTCCTGAAACCGGAAAACCCAATGGCCAAGCGGTGATGGACGTATTAGATGGTTGTTTAGAGCGGGGCGTACTTTTCTATCTATGCGGTAATTCAGGAGAAGTGATTCGCATGATACCACCATTGACAATAACAAAAGATCAGATTGATACAGGTATCGATGTTTTGGATCAAGCATTAAGTGACTTATAA
- a CDS encoding YjiH family protein, translated as MTTINKRETTTVSSSATWKFIIPSLIGALLFLVPIKYDGQVTIVIGILASFLQSTFGEWIPGFVVLLLGFSAVTTLAATALKPTFVKNSPFMRSIFITGPFGLIVRVVGFTVGIMAFYEIGPEFISSRNTGGVVLYDLAPVLLTWFLFAGILLPLLVEFGLMEFVGALVNKFMRPVFTLPGRSSIDCMASWMGAAPVGVLVTMKQYNEGYYTKREAAVIATTFSIASVAFSLVVANVVGIGHLFLPFYIAISVACVVAAIIMPRIPPLSRKADTYYEPVGKQIDDNIPEGVSLVKWGFEAARLKASNSGSVKKLAKSGAETVLDIWLGLIPLVMALGTLALVLAEYTPVFKIISYPLIPVLTLLGLPEAAEAAPTLLVGFADMFLPAILGSGIESDLTKFVLAGVSLTQLIYMSEIGILILRSNIPVNFLELVLIFILRTIITLPIIVIFAHIFV; from the coding sequence ATGACGACGATTAACAAAAGGGAAACGACGACAGTTTCATCATCAGCAACATGGAAGTTTATCATCCCATCACTTATTGGGGCATTATTATTTCTAGTTCCTATTAAATATGATGGCCAAGTAACAATCGTCATTGGGATTCTTGCTTCTTTTTTACAATCCACATTTGGCGAGTGGATTCCTGGTTTCGTTGTATTATTATTAGGTTTTTCAGCAGTCACTACTTTAGCAGCAACAGCTTTGAAACCAACATTTGTTAAAAATTCTCCATTTATGCGATCGATTTTCATTACAGGCCCATTTGGTCTGATTGTTCGTGTAGTTGGATTTACAGTTGGTATAATGGCTTTCTATGAAATTGGACCTGAATTTATTTCTTCACGTAATACAGGTGGTGTTGTGCTGTATGACTTGGCACCAGTATTGTTAACTTGGTTCTTATTTGCTGGTATTCTATTACCTTTGTTAGTTGAATTTGGTTTGATGGAGTTCGTTGGTGCTTTAGTAAATAAATTTATGCGTCCTGTATTCACATTACCTGGTCGCTCATCAATTGACTGCATGGCTTCTTGGATGGGTGCTGCACCAGTCGGAGTATTAGTAACGATGAAGCAGTATAATGAAGGCTATTATACAAAACGTGAAGCTGCTGTTATAGCCACAACATTCTCGATTGCTTCAGTAGCCTTTAGTCTAGTTGTTGCAAATGTTGTTGGAATCGGCCATTTATTCTTACCTTTCTATATTGCCATATCAGTTGCATGTGTAGTGGCAGCCATCATCATGCCACGTATTCCCCCACTATCTCGTAAAGCAGATACGTATTACGAGCCAGTTGGAAAACAAATTGATGATAATATTCCGGAAGGCGTTTCTTTAGTAAAATGGGGCTTTGAAGCAGCCCGATTAAAAGCAAGCAATTCAGGCAGCGTAAAGAAACTTGCAAAATCAGGTGCCGAAACTGTTCTAGACATTTGGTTAGGACTGATTCCTCTTGTAATGGCTCTTGGTACACTTGCACTTGTACTTGCTGAATACACGCCTGTATTCAAAATTATTTCATATCCGTTAATACCAGTTTTAACGTTACTTGGTTTACCTGAGGCCGCTGAAGCTGCACCAACGTTATTAGTAGGATTCGCAGATATGTTCTTACCCGCTATACTCGGGAGCGGTATTGAAAGTGATCTAACAAAATTCGTATTAGCTGGGGTATCGTTAACTCAATTAATCTACATGTCTGAAATCGGCATCTTGATTTTACGTTCAAATATTCCGGTTAACTTCTTGGAACTTGTGTTAATCTTTATTTTACGTACAATTATAACATTGCCAATAATTGTAATTTTCGCTCATATTTTTGTCTGA